From Labeo rohita strain BAU-BD-2019 unplaced genomic scaffold, IGBB_LRoh.1.0 scaffold_240, whole genome shotgun sequence, the proteins below share one genomic window:
- the LOC127159657 gene encoding uncharacterized protein LOC127159657, which yields MWVRYQGSLTLDLLNVTCHQESICALRGSHVTLTCSYSNINIKSVFWFSEKQSTNWRKNNESEDLTLDSDYSGRVKHQISNSSSTLTISDVRERDSGEYQLMFIMNDGVKHLRSAAVNLTVTVLQVRMKPLSTDPRDERLELTCNSSCTLTSGVRYYWMRDAQYFTDTVSPNLFVSPSRDAGRFSCYREDPKHRSSLICVSQSGCWDVTYTSTRVCALVGSTVDISCTYSHPSDHTVNKTFWYYSQNGDFKDLREEHQFAGRVEYVGNKLRIKDLKISDSGEYRFRIITDLNQYSGSPGVILTVTDTQVTSSPGIISEKHEVILSCLTNCTLNDNHTYIWYKNGRQVTDGFTKVNKLYLDSVSNEELQQYSCAVGDPVNNTVFSHYTVTAAVFTSVSHNSSSVDVIQMFQMSSSTSAVCPSELLE from the exons ATGTGGGTGCGCTATCAGG GCTCTCTGACACTGGACCTCTTGAATGTGACCTGTCATCAAGAGAGTATTTGCGCATTAAGGGGGTCCCACGTGACACTGACGTGCTCTTACTCCAACATCAACATCAAAAGTGTGTTCTGGTTCAGTGAGAAACAAAGTACAAACTGGAGAAAAAACAATGAATCTGAAGATTTGACTTTAGACTCAGACTACTCAGGACGAGTGAAACATCAGATCTCAAACAGCTCTTCAACACTCACAATATCAgacgtgagagagagagactctggAGAATATCAGCTCATGTTCATCATGAATGATGGAGTTAAACATCTCAGATCAGCAGCCGTCAATCTAACAGTCACAG TCCTACAGGTGAGAATGAAGCCTTTGTCTACAGACCCGAGAGATGAGAGACTAGAACTGACCTGTAATTCATCCTGCACTTTGACCTCTGGAGTTCGGTATTACTGGATGAGGGATGCACAGTATTTCACAGACACAGTGTCCCCCAACTTGTTTGTGTCACCCAGCAGAGATGCTGGTAGATTTTCCTGTTATCGTGAAGACCCCAAACATCGCTCCTCTTTAATAT GTGTTTCTCAGAGTGGCTGCTGGGATGTGACTTACACCTCTACAAGAGTCTGTGCTTTGGTGGGCTCAACAGTAGACATTTCCTGCACATACTCACATCCTTCTGatcatactgtaaataaaacattctggTATTATAGTCAAAATGGGGACTTCAAGGATCTGCGTGAGGAGCATCAGTTTGCTGGTCGTGTGGAGTATGTGGGGAACAAACTGAGAATCAAAGATCTCAAGATCAGTGACTCTGGAGAATATCGATTCAGGATCATCACTGACTTAAACCAATACTCTGGATCACCTGGAGTCATTCTTACTGTTACAG ATACACAGGTAACAAGCAGTCCTGGCATAATATCAGAGAAACATGAAGTTATTTTAAGCTGTTTGACTAACTGCACTCTGAATGACAATCATACTTACATCTGGTACAAGAACGGACGACAGGTAACAGATGGATTCACTAAAGTCAACAAGCTGTACCTGGACTCAGTCAGCAATGAAGAGCTTCAACAGTATTCCTGTGCTGTAGGAG atCCAGTGAACAACACAGTGTTCAGCCATTACACAGTCACTGCTGCTGTTTTTACCTCAGTTTCTCATAATAGCAGCTCTGTGGATGTG ATTCAGATGTTTCAGATGTCTTCATCTACATCTGCTGTCTGTCCATCAGAGCTGCTGGAGTGA